A single window of Rubripirellula lacrimiformis DNA harbors:
- a CDS encoding serine/threonine-protein kinase, translating to MSRLFDKLKIGAASDAGLETPAAVILDDPDPENGMGSSAAWLAETCAFENSSLRPMKFTYSPGSTPLPRYTIRRGIGVGGFGEVYFAVSDAGKEVALKRIQRNLEIELRGVSHCLNLKHPNLVSLFDLCPDDQDQWWIVMEYVAGPNLREVLDDSPDGLPAAEVDRWLTSIASGVEHLHMAGLVHRDLKPGNVFDDMGIPKVGDYGLSKFISTSHRGGHTESVGTFHYMAPEIGRGQYGRQIDIYALGVMLYEMLTGQVPFDGESCHEIIVKHMTAVPDVASIDSRYRPTILRCLEKDPAKRYSTVAEMMSSLGLSTSNQPERTRAVPSDLETPVLASLVQDEADAPVDSEPPFRPEPKVADEPLARAVRHSLDDLNLWWRTLDRSPVGKAVLVLVACFVLLVNTSWLLPLLSVLGVFYVPYYIVRQMVLHVRQQPSYAEAQRIANRAAVDTRGSLKFPMTKAQWRGEMRNVLRAKHSVHRVAELNASWIAAILTTFGLATVAGVVGLHSGPVDATTIAPFGWMAMVVLMSTLAILGMGKLWEREDGEALPRRLVLAGIGAGVGAVAFGLQQFLMIPMDVGLLRDIHETTLPQALYDTNGVPQSSAMMAHFALLFAGLRWWKAVDPLRRTRLSFWAVAVAVVGEWAVHQILPVPQPAGMMVAGGIAIAIQMAAPWISPRNPRQPELVRTNQPSAQPESRSMA from the coding sequence ATGTCACGTCTTTTCGATAAACTGAAGATCGGTGCCGCTAGCGATGCCGGCCTGGAAACGCCCGCTGCGGTCATCCTGGACGATCCCGATCCCGAGAACGGCATGGGATCCTCGGCCGCTTGGTTGGCTGAAACGTGTGCTTTCGAGAACTCTTCACTGCGACCGATGAAATTCACCTATTCGCCCGGATCGACTCCGCTTCCTCGATACACGATTCGTCGTGGGATCGGTGTGGGGGGATTTGGCGAAGTGTACTTTGCGGTTTCCGACGCAGGCAAAGAAGTGGCGTTGAAGCGAATTCAACGCAACCTTGAAATTGAACTGCGTGGCGTATCGCACTGCCTGAACCTGAAACACCCGAATCTGGTGTCGTTGTTCGACCTCTGTCCCGACGACCAAGACCAGTGGTGGATCGTGATGGAGTACGTCGCGGGGCCGAACCTGCGGGAAGTGCTAGACGATTCTCCCGATGGACTGCCGGCCGCCGAAGTGGATCGATGGCTGACATCGATTGCATCGGGCGTCGAACACCTGCACATGGCGGGCTTGGTTCATCGCGATCTGAAACCGGGCAACGTGTTCGATGATATGGGCATCCCGAAGGTGGGCGACTATGGACTCAGTAAGTTCATTTCGACGTCGCACCGTGGCGGGCACACCGAAAGTGTTGGCACGTTCCATTACATGGCACCCGAGATCGGCCGTGGCCAGTATGGACGCCAGATCGACATCTATGCACTGGGTGTGATGTTGTACGAAATGCTGACCGGGCAAGTTCCCTTTGATGGCGAAAGCTGTCACGAGATCATCGTCAAACACATGACTGCGGTGCCCGACGTGGCGTCGATTGATTCCCGATACCGACCGACGATTCTGCGTTGTTTAGAAAAAGATCCTGCCAAACGCTATTCAACCGTTGCCGAGATGATGTCGTCGTTGGGGCTTTCGACATCGAATCAGCCCGAGCGGACTCGCGCCGTGCCCAGCGATCTGGAGACGCCGGTTTTAGCTTCATTGGTCCAAGATGAAGCGGATGCGCCGGTTGATTCGGAACCGCCATTTCGACCTGAACCTAAAGTGGCCGACGAACCGTTGGCACGAGCGGTGCGGCACAGTCTTGATGATTTGAATCTTTGGTGGCGGACTCTGGATCGGTCGCCGGTAGGCAAGGCTGTTTTGGTTTTGGTCGCCTGCTTTGTATTGCTGGTCAACACTAGCTGGTTATTGCCGCTGCTGTCGGTCCTGGGTGTCTTCTATGTGCCCTATTACATCGTCCGTCAGATGGTGCTGCATGTTCGCCAACAGCCCAGCTATGCGGAAGCCCAACGGATTGCCAATCGTGCGGCTGTCGACACGCGTGGGTCGTTGAAGTTTCCGATGACCAAGGCGCAGTGGCGAGGCGAAATGCGAAACGTGTTGCGGGCAAAGCATTCCGTCCATCGCGTTGCCGAGTTGAACGCATCGTGGATCGCCGCCATTTTGACGACCTTCGGATTGGCGACCGTCGCCGGAGTCGTTGGGTTGCACAGCGGGCCAGTGGATGCGACCACGATCGCCCCCTTTGGTTGGATGGCGATGGTCGTCTTGATGTCGACGCTTGCGATTTTGGGGATGGGAAAACTATGGGAACGCGAAGACGGCGAAGCCCTGCCACGCCGGTTGGTCCTAGCGGGCATCGGTGCGGGCGTGGGAGCGGTCGCGTTCGGTTTGCAACAGTTTTTGATGATTCCGATGGATGTGGGGCTGTTGCGAGACATTCATGAAACGACGCTGCCGCAAGCCTTGTATGACACCAATGGGGTACCTCAGTCATCCGCGATGATGGCTCACTTTGCCCTGCTGTTTGCCGGTCTACGTTGGTGGAAAGCCGTCGATCCGCTACGTCGAACGCGACTTAGCTTTTGGGCGGTCGCTGTGGCTGTCGTCGGTGAATGGGCGGTGCATCAGATTTTGCCGGTGCCCCAGCCTGCTGGCATGATGGTCGCAGGCGGAATCGCGATCGCCATCCAAATGGCCGCGCCGTGGATCAGCCCTCGGAACCCCCGACAACCGGAACTGGTCCGAACGAATCAACCGTCGGCTCAACCTGAATCAAGGAGCATGGCATGA
- a CDS encoding inverse autotransporter beta domain-containing protein encodes MNAQCPMRGQVATACYIAMLLAVTSTRSVYAQIFSARSAIHTQSKQAGVSEAYSDLRLFLPAGDLSLMHFLDARMLVDSNGFTQGGNLGFGLRGHLDRADAIWGANLFVDHRRTDVANFHQIGFGFESLFAAVELRSNFYFPIGNRKGISAAAPSGVSSGNQDLLVFSDNYLIFGSIFDQQRRVERSLRGFDAEVGANLVKDILPGVTSKTHIGIYGFENPGLEDIVGISTRWNANAWDSIDLNIGVQSDRFFGTQATIGLTLFIEKRRGYSSRCCRETVVDRMNDPVTRRSAITVAETKIGADPVFVGERLRYASNGDEIRVVHVDSASTGGDGTFENPLGDVGQVNANSEIGDIVYLYSGSVFDGQNSLLLQDGQHLLGEGGGYQHMLDTLQAGVVALPNVRGISGDIPVIQNSTATAIELANRTLVANLSVVDPLSGAGISGTDVSDAIIKDSSISTTAQGVYGVSLSGASSLSLENSDVSTSGRVAYGVALNDSSSLHSVESQITTNGQSAHGLIALNQSEAWIDQGSVITANGPFAYGVFAMDQSMTRLDNASEVRTNGMLGYGFRIKDEAEVIVDHGSSIHTTAIYANGATVLDFALFTLQGGSQIHTEGDIAYGIYTSNNGQSTVTGASSILTEGMNSHGVHTQSDAWVSISEQSSVHTTGATAYGMRFDGRSGGDIVNSSILSDTDDEIYGIADRDNNGLQLSILNNVLDAGNGTIHLFNRNTLNGSTITVTGVKDKTELATANGIDGANVTDGNDVIYQE; translated from the coding sequence TTGAACGCGCAATGCCCCATGCGCGGCCAAGTGGCAACGGCTTGCTACATTGCAATGCTGTTAGCGGTTACTTCCACTCGGTCCGTGTACGCTCAAATTTTCTCGGCTCGTTCCGCGATCCACACTCAATCCAAACAGGCTGGTGTAAGCGAGGCCTATTCAGATCTGCGCTTGTTTTTGCCGGCGGGTGATCTGTCGCTGATGCATTTCCTGGATGCACGGATGCTGGTTGACAGCAACGGCTTCACCCAGGGCGGCAACTTGGGATTCGGTCTGCGAGGTCACCTGGACCGTGCGGATGCGATCTGGGGGGCCAACCTATTCGTCGATCATCGACGGACGGATGTGGCCAATTTCCATCAGATTGGTTTTGGATTCGAATCGCTTTTTGCAGCGGTTGAACTGCGTAGTAATTTCTATTTCCCGATAGGAAATCGAAAAGGAATCTCCGCTGCCGCACCATCGGGGGTGTCGAGCGGGAACCAAGACCTACTGGTGTTCAGCGATAACTACTTGATCTTCGGCAGTATTTTTGATCAGCAGCGACGGGTCGAACGTTCGCTGCGTGGCTTCGACGCCGAAGTCGGTGCTAACCTGGTCAAGGACATCCTGCCGGGCGTAACATCCAAAACTCACATTGGGATCTATGGATTCGAGAATCCCGGGTTGGAGGATATCGTCGGCATCTCAACACGATGGAATGCCAATGCATGGGACAGCATTGATTTGAACATTGGTGTTCAGAGTGATCGATTCTTTGGTACGCAAGCGACGATTGGGCTGACTCTCTTTATTGAGAAGCGGCGCGGGTATTCGTCTCGTTGCTGTCGAGAAACGGTGGTCGATCGAATGAACGACCCGGTCACACGCCGTTCTGCGATCACGGTGGCTGAGACGAAAATCGGTGCGGATCCGGTGTTCGTGGGCGAACGCCTTCGTTACGCATCTAACGGCGATGAAATCCGTGTCGTTCATGTCGACAGTGCTAGTACCGGTGGCGATGGGACGTTTGAAAACCCGCTTGGGGACGTCGGTCAAGTTAACGCGAACTCTGAAATCGGAGACATCGTTTACTTGTACTCGGGCAGCGTCTTCGATGGGCAGAACAGTTTACTGTTGCAAGACGGACAGCACCTGTTGGGCGAAGGTGGTGGCTATCAACACATGCTTGATACACTTCAAGCGGGTGTGGTGGCGCTTCCCAACGTTCGCGGAATCAGCGGCGATATTCCTGTCATTCAGAATTCCACAGCGACCGCCATCGAACTTGCCAATCGTACGTTGGTCGCGAACCTTTCGGTCGTCGATCCGCTATCGGGTGCAGGCATCTCTGGGACGGACGTGTCGGATGCAATCATCAAGGATTCGTCGATCAGCACAACCGCACAGGGAGTCTACGGTGTTTCGCTCAGTGGTGCATCTTCGCTAAGTCTCGAAAATTCGGATGTCAGCACATCGGGCCGAGTCGCCTATGGAGTTGCTTTGAACGATTCATCCAGTCTGCATTCGGTCGAGAGCCAGATCACCACCAATGGTCAAAGTGCCCACGGGTTAATCGCCCTGAACCAATCGGAGGCATGGATCGACCAGGGCAGCGTGATCACTGCCAACGGGCCATTCGCGTACGGCGTATTCGCGATGGATCAATCGATGACGCGGCTAGACAATGCCAGCGAAGTGAGAACCAACGGGATGCTGGGGTATGGATTTAGGATAAAAGATGAAGCCGAAGTGATTGTCGATCACGGCAGTTCGATCCACACGACAGCTATTTACGCCAATGGTGCAACCGTTCTCGATTTCGCGTTATTCACGTTGCAGGGCGGGAGTCAGATTCACACCGAAGGTGACATCGCCTACGGCATCTATACCTCGAACAATGGCCAGTCGACCGTGACCGGTGCAAGTTCCATTCTTACCGAGGGGATGAACTCTCATGGTGTTCATACGCAAAGCGACGCCTGGGTATCGATCAGCGAACAAAGCTCCGTTCATACCACAGGAGCCACCGCGTACGGAATGCGATTTGACGGTCGCTCGGGTGGTGACATTGTCAATTCATCGATTCTTAGTGACACCGACGACGAGATCTACGGGATTGCAGATCGCGACAACAACGGTCTGCAACTGTCGATTCTGAACAATGTTCTGGACGCCGGAAACGGCACGATCCATCTGTTCAACCGCAACACGTTGAACGGATCGACGATCACTGTGACAGGCGTCAAAGACAAAACCGAGCTTGCAACCGCCAACGGAATAGATGGGGCGAACGTTACCGATGGCAACGACGTCATCTATCAGGAATGA
- a CDS encoding esterase/lipase family protein, giving the protein MTRLTFAITAALATTLVSGLLAQPGWAIPPSPPTQSAEPESLQSQSTETQNTEPVVDLPSEPEMAQRFNLPIKTGGGTQMWTDHAYRNGYRIQQHAWTGHWRLIDAGDVRRAWGTQEACESELDRLVPPPIIEHPPKSIQDAATPTSATEPSQSDPANHTVVLLHGLMRTRHSMKPLETAFNAAGITNVIRFSYASSRASIGDHAAGLRDVVEGMPADTQFSFVGHSMGNIVVRHLIADLERSGDPAKVLPRCRCMVMLGPPNQGAAIARRLAPTGIYGWVTGKGGLELGPQWKDFESKLSTPSFPFMIIAGDVSKAPIANPLVDGSSDFVVSLDEAKLQGAEQVQVVPVLHSFLMNDEQANQMTVDFVASH; this is encoded by the coding sequence ATGACACGTTTAACCTTTGCAATCACTGCGGCGCTAGCCACTACCCTGGTTAGCGGACTGTTGGCACAGCCCGGATGGGCGATCCCCCCAAGCCCCCCAACGCAGAGTGCTGAGCCGGAAAGCCTTCAGTCGCAGAGTACTGAGACGCAAAACACTGAACCGGTTGTCGATTTGCCCAGCGAACCCGAAATGGCCCAGCGATTCAATCTGCCGATCAAGACAGGCGGCGGTACCCAAATGTGGACCGACCATGCCTACCGAAATGGATACCGGATTCAACAGCATGCTTGGACTGGTCACTGGCGATTGATCGACGCCGGGGATGTCCGCAGAGCCTGGGGAACGCAAGAAGCCTGCGAAAGTGAATTGGATCGATTGGTCCCACCGCCGATCATCGAACATCCACCGAAATCGATTCAGGATGCCGCGACACCTACATCCGCCACCGAACCATCGCAATCCGATCCCGCCAACCACACCGTTGTTTTGTTGCACGGGTTGATGCGGACGCGTCATTCGATGAAGCCGCTGGAGACGGCGTTCAACGCGGCCGGCATCACGAACGTCATTCGATTTTCTTATGCGTCGTCGCGAGCATCGATTGGCGATCACGCCGCTGGGCTGCGAGACGTTGTCGAAGGAATGCCGGCCGACACGCAGTTCAGTTTCGTCGGTCATAGCATGGGGAACATTGTCGTCCGCCATCTGATCGCCGACTTGGAACGATCAGGCGACCCAGCGAAGGTGCTTCCGCGATGCCGCTGCATGGTGATGCTTGGCCCGCCCAACCAGGGCGCGGCGATTGCACGTCGATTGGCACCCACAGGAATCTATGGGTGGGTCACCGGCAAGGGAGGACTGGAATTGGGCCCGCAGTGGAAGGACTTTGAATCCAAATTAAGCACGCCATCGTTCCCATTCATGATCATCGCGGGCGACGTTTCCAAAGCCCCGATTGCGAATCCGCTAGTGGACGGTTCCAGTGATTTCGTGGTCAGTTTGGACGAGGCCAAGCTCCAGGGCGCCGAACAAGTGCAGGTGGTTCCTGTCCTGCATAGCTTTCTGATGAACGACGAACAGGCGAATCAAATGACCGTTGATTTCGTCGCATCGCATTAG
- a CDS encoding exonuclease domain-containing protein: MDFSADFTAIDFETANRRRDSACQLAAVVVRGGQIVDSAMWMIRPQPLYFSPGNIDIHGITPAQVQHEPVFGDIWPEIAERLGNDCLVAHNASFDIGVLMACLRQASTPIPELSFTCTRAIARRTWPHRPRFGLKPLSEWLGIRFKHHDALEDSIACAKVLLAAGIDREAESLEDLEKHLRIHRGSAGSWGYRGAKSASIKGRRSTSSRSSKASITRSAPINDQNASGLPFLYPGQTSPMDLDQPASGSATSKVGESSAAFRRDHAGTARRSSVPSAANPPVPHRSEPNETIDIQRLMVRAEFIRPLAGMSIVFCGRLSRLSHCDAELLATRSGGQCRNAIDASTDLLVIGNNKSPRTEPESQSPADASEAEAMQMQAAGSPIRVLDEESFLSLIGAAKN, encoded by the coding sequence ATGGACTTCTCTGCTGACTTCACAGCCATCGATTTTGAAACGGCGAATCGGCGGCGAGATAGCGCCTGTCAGCTGGCTGCGGTGGTCGTTCGCGGTGGTCAGATCGTCGATTCGGCGATGTGGATGATCCGTCCTCAGCCGCTGTATTTCAGCCCGGGCAATATCGATATCCATGGAATCACCCCCGCCCAGGTGCAACATGAACCGGTATTTGGCGACATCTGGCCTGAAATCGCCGAACGCTTGGGCAACGACTGCTTGGTGGCGCATAACGCCAGTTTTGACATCGGCGTGCTGATGGCTTGCCTGCGTCAGGCCAGCACTCCGATCCCGGAACTTTCGTTCACCTGCACTCGTGCGATCGCACGGCGAACATGGCCGCACCGCCCCCGATTCGGATTAAAACCGCTTTCGGAATGGCTCGGGATTCGTTTCAAGCACCACGATGCTTTGGAGGATTCGATTGCCTGTGCCAAGGTATTGCTGGCCGCGGGCATCGACCGAGAAGCGGAGTCGTTGGAGGATCTGGAGAAACACCTGCGAATCCATCGTGGCAGTGCCGGGTCCTGGGGATACCGCGGCGCCAAATCAGCGTCGATCAAGGGCCGCCGATCAACCTCGTCACGATCCAGCAAAGCATCGATCACCCGTTCGGCCCCAATCAACGATCAGAACGCGTCCGGGCTGCCGTTCCTGTATCCTGGTCAAACCAGTCCGATGGACTTGGACCAACCAGCATCGGGATCAGCAACGTCGAAGGTCGGTGAATCCTCTGCCGCGTTCCGCCGCGACCACGCGGGCACCGCCCGTCGATCCAGCGTCCCCAGCGCTGCGAATCCACCGGTCCCCCATCGATCCGAACCCAATGAAACGATCGACATCCAACGGTTGATGGTTCGCGCCGAGTTCATTCGACCACTGGCAGGAATGAGCATCGTGTTCTGCGGACGACTGTCGCGTCTGAGCCACTGCGATGCGGAGTTGCTTGCGACCCGTTCGGGAGGTCAGTGCCGAAATGCCATCGACGCATCGACCGACCTGTTGGTGATCGGGAACAACAAATCGCCCCGCACCGAACCCGAGTCCCAGTCACCGGCGGATGCAAGCGAGGCCGAGGCGATGCAAATGCAAGCTGCCGGAAGCCCGATTCGCGTACTGGATGAAGAGAGCTTTCTAAGCCTGATTGGGGCGGCGAAGAACTAG